In the genome of candidate division WOR-3 bacterium, one region contains:
- a CDS encoding acyl-CoA dehydratase activase-related protein, with the protein MRLGIPRALQYYYHYPIYEKYLRGKGFTLILSPETNKEIKEKGLKLAPPEICLPVKVYIGHCAELKDKVDALFVPRVVRRLINGKPYYGCPKTLGLPDLIRATFPEIKVFELVIDEKEKEKQILGEIKIPGLNLKKRPESLWVMLIAHPYLLFDSGLNFDLIKKIEENGVSVLTPFSLELERTNFLETSDIAWFYEQHLLRAAWAAKERKSSGVILFSSFGCGTSAVTNEIIIRKIIRSAEIPVLNLMVDEHTQETGIETRIESFLEIIKRKKR; encoded by the coding sequence ATGAGGTTGGGTATTCCCCGAGCGCTCCAGTATTATTACCATTATCCAATTTATGAGAAGTATTTAAGAGGAAAAGGTTTTACTCTAATCCTCTCTCCGGAGACAAACAAAGAGATAAAAGAGAAAGGATTAAAATTGGCACCACCAGAAATATGTTTACCGGTGAAGGTATATATCGGCCACTGCGCCGAATTGAAAGATAAAGTAGATGCCCTTTTTGTCCCCCGAGTGGTACGAAGATTGATAAACGGCAAGCCCTATTACGGTTGTCCGAAGACGCTTGGCTTGCCCGATTTAATCCGGGCAACATTCCCTGAGATAAAGGTTTTTGAATTGGTGATTGATGAAAAAGAGAAAGAGAAGCAAATTTTGGGGGAGATTAAAATACCGGGACTAAACTTAAAAAAGAGACCGGAGTCTCTTTGGGTGATGCTTATCGCCCATCCCTATCTGCTATTTGATTCTGGTTTAAATTTTGATTTAATAAAAAAGATCGAAGAAAACGGGGTCTCAGTTTTAACCCCATTTTCTTTGGAATTAGAAAGAACTAATTTTTTAGAAACCTCAGATATCGCCTGGTTTTACGAACAACACCTTTTAAGAGCGGCTTGGGCGGCAAAAGAGAGGAAAAGTTCTGGCGTAATCCTCTTTTCCAGTTTTGGTTGCGGTACTTCCGCGGTCACTAATGAGATAATCATCCGGAAGATTATCCGCTCCGCGGAGATTCCAGTTCTCAATCTTATGGTAGACGAGCATACCCAAGAGACCGGAATTGAGACAAGGATCGAATCCTTTTTGGAGATAATCAAGAGAAAGAAAAGATGA
- the rdgB gene encoding RdgB/HAM1 family non-canonical purine NTP pyrophosphatase, protein MKIFLATNNRQKGEEIISIFGKEGDWEFLFPEDLGLRFSVVEDGSSFAENAYKKAMTGFLLTGLPTMGEDSGLLIDYLKGLPGIKSHRFAGKETPFQEKIEGILKLLKGIPREERRAIFKCTICFVFSFKKILFFEGLCEGSIAFLPKGKFGFGYDPIFIPKGFKKTFGELGPKIKNRVSHRAKAIKKLKKYLSNLIVLGRKNERNKTS, encoded by the coding sequence GTGAAGATATTCCTTGCCACCAATAATCGTCAGAAAGGAGAGGAGATAATTTCCATCTTCGGGAAGGAAGGGGATTGGGAATTCCTTTTCCCCGAAGATCTCGGCCTCAGATTTTCCGTGGTGGAGGATGGTTCTTCCTTCGCCGAGAACGCCTATAAAAAGGCGATGACCGGTTTTCTTTTAACCGGTCTACCGACGATGGGAGAGGATTCGGGGTTACTCATTGACTATCTGAAAGGTTTGCCGGGGATAAAATCACATCGTTTCGCCGGAAAAGAGACTCCTTTCCAAGAGAAGATTGAAGGAATTCTTAAACTTTTGAAGGGAATACCGAGGGAGGAAAGGCGAGCCATTTTTAAGTGTACCATCTGTTTTGTTTTTTCCTTTAAGAAGATTCTCTTCTTTGAAGGTTTATGTGAAGGTTCTATTGCTTTTTTGCCGAAGGGTAAGTTTGGCTTTGGCTATGACCCGATTTTTATTCCCAAAGGTTTTAAGAAGACATTCGGCGAGTTAGGACCGAAGATAAAAAATAGGGTGAGCCATCGGGCAAAGGCAATAAAAAAGTTGAAAAAGTATTTAAGCAATTTGATAGTTTTGGGGAGGAAAAATGAAAGAAATAAGACAAGTTAA
- a CDS encoding 2-hydroxyacyl-CoA dehydratase has product MKVTFPYMGNIYIPLRQIFFDLGIEPIIPPPYNRETLALGAQYAPEQMCIPFKLTLGNLIRGLEMGADTIVHTTGWWSCRFGYYPHLANLILKDLGFNFRHLILRRDKILEILSILKGLHKNYTAVAKRFSKAIFRGYYKGRILEKLERLSFRIRPKEGKKGEVSRVLNYYLKLLDQKKRIKEMRQVGKEGERKILSLPQKEGKVLRVKIVGESFCLIEPFVNFNLLERLGEMGFWVDPFLTAYRWLGFHSIRIGKGEEKRVWGMADTFWRCNVGGEDKNTVGYTLKAIRDGYDGIIHLHPFSCMPHTTVSPVLDRIGQIYQIPILQISLDEFTQEESFYNRVEAFVELIKRKSQL; this is encoded by the coding sequence ATGAAGGTTACCTTCCCTTATATGGGTAATATCTATATTCCGCTGCGGCAAATCTTTTTTGACTTGGGGATTGAGCCGATTATCCCTCCTCCTTATAATCGGGAGACCTTGGCGCTTGGTGCCCAATATGCCCCAGAGCAGATGTGTATTCCATTTAAGTTAACTCTCGGTAACTTAATTAGGGGTTTGGAGATGGGAGCAGATACGATAGTTCATACCACGGGCTGGTGGTCCTGCCGTTTTGGCTATTATCCCCATCTGGCTAATCTTATCCTTAAAGACTTAGGATTTAACTTCCGGCATCTTATCCTGCGGCGGGATAAAATCTTAGAGATCTTATCAATCTTAAAAGGCCTCCATAAAAATTATACCGCAGTGGCAAAGAGATTTTCTAAGGCGATTTTCCGAGGTTATTATAAGGGTCGGATATTGGAGAAATTGGAGAGGCTTTCTTTCCGAATTAGACCGAAGGAAGGGAAAAAGGGGGAGGTATCCCGAGTTCTAAATTATTATCTTAAACTTTTGGACCAAAAAAAGAGAATTAAAGAGATGCGCCAGGTAGGGAAAGAGGGAGAAAGAAAAATCCTTTCTTTACCCCAAAAGGAGGGTAAAGTATTGCGGGTGAAGATTGTGGGTGAGTCTTTCTGTTTGATTGAGCCGTTTGTCAATTTTAATTTATTGGAAAGATTAGGTGAGATGGGATTTTGGGTTGATCCGTTCTTGACCGCTTACCGCTGGCTCGGTTTCCATTCAATAAGAATTGGGAAGGGGGAAGAAAAAAGAGTCTGGGGAATGGCTGATACCTTTTGGCGCTGTAATGTGGGTGGTGAGGATAAGAATACGGTGGGCTATACTTTGAAGGCGATAAGGGATGGCTATGATGGCATCATCCACCTTCATCCATTTTCTTGTATGCCGCATACTACTGTTAGCCCAGTCTTAGACCGGATTGGACAAATTTACCAAATTCCAATTCTCCAAATTTCTTTAGACGAATTTACCCAAGAGGAAAGTTTTTATAATCGGGTGGAGGCATTCGTTGAGTTGATAAAAAGGAAAAGTCAACTATAA
- a CDS encoding TrpB-like pyridoxal phosphate-dependent enzyme — translation MKEIRQVNLTLEEMPKQWYNIIPDLPEPLPPPKDPEKGPSRLKNLPNLLLAECLKQEMSQERWIDIPEELLLLYSQAGRPRPLFRALNLEKRLGTPAQLYYKGEFFSPTGSHKVNTALAQCYYAKKEGYNRVTTETGAGQWGTALAYGAALLGLKCTIYWVRAVYNWKRDRRTFMRLLGAEVYASPSPRTEVGKRLYKKNPKHPGSLGIAISEGLEDAQKDPNAIYCLGSVLNHVLLHQTIIGLETKKQFEKIGVEPDIMIGCLGGGSNFGGFVLPFVGERLKKGKKIRFIAAQSEVAPNLQGEYRYDFADYAEITPLLKMYTLGHKIKMAPIRGDGLRYHGCSPIISLLRHLKIIETVAYPKDEKYVFERAKVFIECEGYLPAPESSYAIACAIDEALKAKEAGEKKVIAFNVSGHGFLDIPGYREVLGLR, via the coding sequence ATGAAAGAAATAAGACAAGTTAATCTAACCTTAGAGGAAATGCCCAAACAGTGGTATAATATCATTCCCGATCTACCAGAGCCTCTTCCTCCGCCCAAAGATCCGGAGAAAGGTCCTTCCCGCTTGAAAAATCTTCCAAATCTCCTATTGGCGGAATGTTTGAAACAAGAGATGAGTCAAGAGAGGTGGATTGACATTCCTGAAGAATTACTCCTTCTCTATTCCCAAGCGGGTCGTCCTCGTCCTTTATTCCGAGCCCTCAATTTAGAGAAGAGATTAGGGACACCGGCACAACTCTATTATAAAGGAGAGTTTTTCTCTCCCACCGGAAGTCATAAGGTAAATACCGCATTAGCCCAATGCTATTATGCCAAGAAGGAGGGTTACAACCGGGTAACAACTGAGACCGGGGCTGGTCAGTGGGGCACAGCTTTGGCTTATGGGGCGGCGCTTCTGGGTTTGAAATGCACAATTTATTGGGTGAGGGCGGTTTATAATTGGAAGCGCGATCGGAGAACTTTTATGCGCCTTTTAGGAGCCGAGGTTTACGCTTCCCCTTCCCCCAGAACAGAGGTCGGTAAAAGGTTATATAAGAAAAATCCGAAACATCCGGGTTCTTTGGGGATTGCCATCTCCGAGGGGTTGGAGGATGCCCAAAAGGACCCTAATGCTATCTATTGCCTCGGTTCAGTTCTCAATCATGTCCTTCTCCATCAGACGATAATTGGGTTGGAGACCAAAAAACAGTTTGAAAAGATCGGTGTGGAGCCGGATATAATGATTGGTTGTCTGGGTGGGGGTTCCAATTTTGGTGGTTTTGTTTTACCATTCGTTGGTGAGAGGTTGAAGAAAGGGAAAAAGATAAGATTTATTGCCGCTCAGAGCGAAGTCGCTCCTAATCTCCAAGGGGAATACCGGTATGACTTTGCCGATTATGCAGAAATTACCCCGCTCTTAAAGATGTATACTTTAGGTCATAAGATTAAGATGGCACCGATTAGGGGAGATGGTCTGCGCTATCATGGCTGTTCCCCAATCATTAGCCTCCTCCGCCACCTTAAGATAATAGAAACGGTTGCTTACCCCAAAGATGAGAAATATGTTTTTGAGCGGGCGAAGGTTTTTATTGAATGCGAAGGTTACCTGCCGGCTCCCGAATCTTCCTATGCCATAGCTTGTGCGATTGATGAAGCTCTGAAGGCGAAAGAAGCGGGTGAGAAGAAGGTGATTGCTTTTAATGTCTCCGGGCACGGTTTTTTAGATATCCCGGGTTATCGGGAAGTTTTGGGTTTAAGATAA
- a CDS encoding tetratricopeptide repeat protein: protein MQEGRIDWFLEFNRQWAEALLLHEEKQFILLSERERKLLQNRAKGILPTEEEELFKEILSIPDFSPGEILRHPGLTFKEKINLLKRFGPHVPFAFLLSVLAADEEEEIIELGKFFCCCRRLLGEEKEPVLQAAPKGKISEEFERRFRFLSSLHEKFLRYRPKIRETSLALKESLEIYSSAAKKRELNNFFLSLIEGYILLSFGFDCHFQVSEAGMNIVIVIDQKPIYWETSSPAPLSFTPIPRGRTIDFHRFLLYFVYHHKEKSLRKKLKNLLFLYENLEKKEIGDGLFAQELASLFFLEKDYLKAEDFAQEAMCFLEEGDSQRAVTYSLLGTIYTYREDFKRALSAYQAALMIKPDDPEIHANLGAVYMKMGEKEKARLAFNSALALSPKTFSALYNLGLLCLAEGDYKNSINYLEKATKINGHNPSLFYTLACVYYEKGDLQKAETNFRKVIDLDANNAYAWYNLGIVYRDRGEKDKAVRALERAITLNPNLLK from the coding sequence GTGCAGGAAGGAAGAATTGATTGGTTCTTAGAATTTAACCGGCAGTGGGCGGAAGCACTCCTTCTTCACGAAGAGAAACAATTTATTCTCCTTTCGGAAAGAGAGCGCAAACTTCTCCAAAACCGGGCAAAGGGAATTCTGCCAACCGAAGAGGAGGAATTGTTTAAGGAGATATTATCAATTCCCGATTTTTCTCCGGGCGAAATCTTGCGCCATCCCGGTTTAACCTTTAAAGAGAAGATTAATCTTCTGAAAAGATTCGGTCCTCATGTCCCTTTCGCCTTTCTCCTTTCTGTTTTGGCAGCGGATGAGGAGGAAGAAATTATTGAATTGGGGAAATTTTTTTGCTGCTGCCGGAGATTGTTGGGAGAGGAAAAAGAACCCGTTCTCCAAGCCGCTCCCAAGGGAAAGATTTCTGAAGAATTTGAACGTCGTTTCCGTTTCCTCTCTTCTTTACATGAGAAATTTCTCCGCTATCGGCCGAAGATAAGAGAAACTTCCCTTGCCTTAAAGGAGAGTCTTGAGATTTACTCTTCGGCAGCAAAGAAGAGGGAGTTAAATAACTTCTTTCTTTCCCTGATTGAGGGTTATATCCTTTTAAGTTTTGGTTTTGATTGCCATTTTCAAGTGAGTGAGGCGGGGATGAATATTGTGATCGTAATTGACCAGAAACCAATTTATTGGGAGACCTCCTCCCCAGCACCTCTCTCCTTCACCCCAATTCCGAGGGGAAGGACTATTGATTTCCACCGCTTCCTTCTTTATTTCGTCTATCACCATAAGGAAAAGAGTCTAAGAAAGAAGTTAAAGAATCTCCTCTTTCTCTATGAGAATTTAGAAAAGAAAGAGATTGGGGATGGTCTTTTTGCTCAGGAGTTGGCAAGTTTATTTTTTTTGGAAAAAGACTACCTCAAGGCTGAGGATTTTGCCCAGGAGGCGATGTGCTTTTTGGAAGAAGGCGATAGCCAGAGAGCAGTCACTTATTCGCTTTTGGGAACCATCTATACCTATCGGGAAGATTTCAAAAGGGCTTTGAGTGCCTATCAAGCCGCTCTGATGATAAAACCGGACGATCCGGAAATCCACGCCAATTTGGGTGCGGTTTATATGAAGATGGGAGAGAAAGAAAAGGCGCGTTTAGCATTTAACTCCGCCCTTGCCCTTTCTCCCAAAACCTTCTCCGCCCTTTACAATCTTGGTCTTCTCTGCTTAGCCGAGGGGGATTATAAAAATTCTATTAACTATTTGGAAAAGGCAACAAAGATTAATGGCCATAACCCTTCCCTTTTTTATACACTGGCCTGCGTTTACTACGAGAAGGGTGATCTCCAGAAGGCGGAAACAAATTTCAGGAAGGTTATAGATCTTGATGCCAACAATGCCTATGCTTGGTATAATTTAGGCATCGTCTACCGGGACCGGGGGGAGAAGGATAAGGCGGTTAGGGCGTTAGAGAGGGCGATAACTCTCAATCCGAATCTTTTGAAGTGA